A window of the Nycticebus coucang isolate mNycCou1 chromosome 3, mNycCou1.pri, whole genome shotgun sequence genome harbors these coding sequences:
- the LOC128580981 gene encoding zinc finger protein ZFP2-like, with protein sequence FTHSSTLIVHQRIHTGEKFYKCNTCSKSFTHSSTLIVHQRIHTGEKVYKCSTCRKSFTHSSSLIVHRRIHTGEKPYKSKECDKAFKSSSQLTQHQRTHTGEKLYTCKICSKSFNHSSHLIVHQSIHSGEKPYKCKKCGLSFVCSSTLRRHDKIHTGEKPYKCDECGKAFNQCSCLTIHKRIHTGEKPYTCKECGKAFKTRSELTQHQRIHTGEKLYKCKTCSKSFTRSSYLILHQTVHTGERPHKCKECDKSFNYSSLLTQHQKSHSGEKVYQCNTCGKSFTYSSSLAVHQRIHTGEKLCNACSKSFSYSSSLIVHQRIHTGEKPYKCEECGKTFNQCSNLTKHKTMHTGEKHYRYNECGKAFTSSSHLIKHQRIHT encoded by the exons TTTACTCATTCCTCAACTCTTATTGTGCACCAGAGAATTCATACAGGagaaaaattttacaaatgtaaTACCTGTAGCAAATCTTTTACTCATTCTTCAACTCTTATTGTGCACCAGAGAATTCATACAGGAGAAAAAGTTTACAAATGTAGTACATGTAGGAAATCCTTTACTCATTCCTCAAGTCTCATTGTGCATCgcagaattcatactggagagaaaccctacaaaagCAAAGAATGTGATAAAGCCTTTAAAAGTAGTTCACAGCTTACTCAGCACCAGAGaactcatactggagaaaaactttACACATGTAAAATATGTAGCAAATCCTTTAATCATTCTTCACATCTTATCGTGCATCAGAgtattcattctggagaaaaaccatACAAATGTAAAAAGTGTGGTTTGTCTTTTGTCTGCTCATCAACACTTAGACGACATGACAAGATTCATACTGGGGAGAAACCATATAAATGtgatgaatgtgggaaagccttcaatCAATGCTCATGCCTTACTATACAtaagagaattcacactggagagaaaccctacacgtgtaaagaatgtggcaaagcctttaaaacTAGATCAGAACTTACTcagcatcagagaattcatactggagaaaaactttACAAATGTAAAACATGTAGTAAATCTTTCACTCGTTCTTCATATCTTATTTTACATCAGACAGTTCATACTGGAGAGAGACcccacaaatgtaaagaatgtgacaAATCCTTTAACTACAGTTCACTTCTTACTCAACACCAGAAAAGTCACTCGGGAGAAAAAGTTTACCAGTGTAATACATGTGGCAAATCTTTTACTTATTCCTCAAGTCTTGCTGtgcatcaaagaattcatactggagagaaact ATGTAATGCATGTAGCAAATCTTTTAGTTATTCTTCAAGTCTTATTGTTCATCAGCgaattcatactggtgagaaaccttacaaatgtgaagaatgtggtaaaACCTTTAATCAGTGCTCAAATCTTACTAAACATAAGACAATGcatactggagagaaacactACAGATAtaatgaatgtggcaaagcctttacctCTAGTTCACATCTCATTaagcatcagagaattcatacttaa